One segment of Methylotuvimicrobium sp. KM2 DNA contains the following:
- the cpsG gene encoding phosphomannomutase CpsG produces the protein MEKLTCFKAYDIRGQLGTELNEDIAYRIGRACGEYLKAKTIAVGGDVRLTSESLKAALAEGLMDAGVDVIDIGMTGTEEIYYAAQALKVQGAIEVTASHNPMDYNGMKLVREHAKPISGDSGLKEIQHLAEQNDFGPVVKKGSMIRRSILSGYVDHLMTYIDLQNLTPIKLVVNAGNGAAGHVVDALEDRFKAAGAPVEFVKIHHEPDGRFPNGIPNPLLPECRADTANAVIEYGADIGIAWDGDFDRCFLFDEKGQFIEGYYIVGLLAEAFLQKNPGAKIIHDPRLTWNTVDVVTAAGGIPVLSKTGHAFIKERMRLEDAVYGGEMSAHHYFRDFAYCDSGMIPWLLVAELLCVKKIRPSEAVAQRIAAYPSSGEINSKLTDPVGAIARVRAAYEGDALVVDKTDGISLEFDNWRFNLRFSNTEPVVRLNVESRGDIALMRQKTEEILELLQRE, from the coding sequence ATGGAAAAACTCACTTGTTTCAAAGCTTACGACATACGCGGTCAACTGGGTACAGAGCTCAATGAAGACATTGCCTATCGAATCGGTCGCGCCTGCGGCGAATACCTGAAGGCCAAGACGATTGCGGTCGGCGGCGACGTGCGGCTGACTTCCGAATCGCTCAAGGCTGCATTGGCCGAAGGCTTGATGGACGCCGGCGTCGATGTGATCGACATCGGCATGACCGGCACCGAAGAGATCTATTACGCGGCGCAGGCGCTGAAAGTACAAGGAGCGATAGAGGTGACCGCTAGTCACAACCCGATGGATTACAACGGTATGAAGTTGGTGCGCGAGCACGCAAAGCCGATCAGCGGCGATTCCGGCCTGAAGGAAATACAGCATCTGGCCGAGCAAAATGATTTTGGGCCGGTCGTCAAGAAAGGCTCAATGATCCGCCGCTCTATACTGTCGGGCTATGTCGATCATTTGATGACTTATATCGATTTGCAGAATTTGACGCCGATCAAATTGGTCGTCAATGCCGGCAACGGCGCGGCCGGGCATGTGGTCGATGCTTTGGAAGATCGCTTCAAAGCCGCCGGTGCGCCGGTCGAGTTCGTCAAGATTCATCACGAACCGGACGGTCGTTTTCCGAACGGCATTCCGAATCCGCTCTTGCCCGAATGCCGCGCCGATACCGCGAATGCCGTCATCGAATACGGGGCCGATATCGGTATCGCTTGGGATGGCGATTTCGATCGCTGTTTTTTGTTCGATGAAAAGGGGCAGTTCATCGAGGGGTATTACATCGTCGGGCTGTTGGCCGAAGCTTTTCTACAGAAAAACCCCGGCGCGAAGATCATTCACGACCCTCGATTGACTTGGAATACGGTCGATGTCGTGACCGCGGCGGGCGGCATTCCAGTGTTGTCGAAGACCGGCCATGCCTTCATCAAGGAACGCATGCGCCTCGAAGATGCCGTATACGGGGGAGAGATGAGCGCGCATCATTATTTTCGCGATTTCGCTTATTGCGATAGCGGCATGATTCCGTGGCTGTTGGTCGCGGAGTTGTTGTGCGTCAAAAAAATCCGCCCTTCCGAAGCGGTCGCGCAGCGTATCGCAGCGTATCCGTCGTCCGGCGAGATCAACTCGAAACTGACCGATCCGGTCGGCGCGATCGCGCGGGTTAGGGCGGCTTATGAAGGCGATGCGCTTGTCGTCGATAAAACCGATGGGATCAGCCTGGAGTTCGACAATTGGCGTTTTAATCTGCGATTCTCGAACACCGAGCCGGTCGTCCGGCTCAATGTCGAATCGCGTGGGGATATTGCGTTGATGCGGCAAAAAACCGAGGAGATTTTGGAGCTGTTACAGCGTGAATAA
- a CDS encoding transglutaminase family protein, with translation MTIRVAISHKTAYLFDRAVSLSPHVFRLRPAVHSRTPIKGYSLRIEPEDHFINWQQDPFGNILARVVFPKKTRSLKVEVEVIADMTVINPFDFFVEEYAQKYPFQYDKQLARELTPFLEVTEDGPLLKQWVADFDLTPRNINDFLVDLNRQVFKDVSYNIRMEPGIQTPEQTLEKRNGSCRDSGWLLVQILRHLGLAARFVSGYLVQLTADMKSLDGPSGPEHDFTDLHAWAEVYIPGAGWIGLDPTSGLLAGEGHIPLACTPDPVSAAPVTGATDKCEVEFEFSNTVMRLHEDPRVTKPYTDEQWYYIDALGQQVDAQLQQDDVRLTMGGEPTFVSIDDMEGAEWNTRADGPHKRERAQALTKRLRDVFAPGAMLHYGQGKWYPGEPLPRWQYGIFWRKDGTPIWRNPELLADIKIDYGHGPDQARQFVEHLTRRLGLTGRHISAAYEDVFYHLWQEEMLPVNIDPLQYRLKDPAERKTLAKLLDAGLNRPAGFALPVKWNWSKQSWQSGPWQFKRGQLFLIPGNSPMGLRLPLDSLPWVAPEKREITHERSLFETLPELGDYYGEVAQRYSHFQEIAASHPEIHEQSPPADAKDIDVVEVPHTAICVEAREGRVHVFLPPLTMLEHYLELIAAIEATADQLSIPVVLEGYEPPRDYRIERLMVTPDPGVIEVNIHPSRSWKQLADNTHILYDQTRQVRLGTEKFMLDGRHTGTGGGNHITIGGETPADSPLLRRPDVLRSLITYWQHHPGLSYLFSGMFIGPTSQAPRVDEGRDEKLYELEIAFQQIPEGEAPSPWLIDRLLRHLLTDITGNTHRSEFCIDKLYSPDSASGRLGILELRAFEMPPHERMALVQALLLRSLVAWFWREPYRHKLVRWGTELHDRFLLPHYVREDMRQVVDDLQRAGYPFQLDWFDPFLEFRFPHYGNTVVEGIDLELRFAIEPWHVLGEEVSNTGTARFVDSSVERLQVKVTGLTDSRYVLACNGRHVPLRNTGRKDEFVAGIRYRAWQPPSALHPTISPHTPLVFDIIDTWNGRAIGGCTYYVAHPGGRSYETFPVNAYEAEARRITRFWNYGHTPGEIERPPVILPSDSGVSFIPHKDPPRPMAPPPEEPNKEYPYTLDLRRRY, from the coding sequence ATGACAATTCGCGTGGCCATCAGTCACAAAACCGCTTATCTCTTCGACCGCGCCGTCTCGTTGTCGCCCCATGTGTTTCGCCTGAGACCGGCGGTGCATTCGAGAACCCCCATCAAGGGTTATTCGTTGCGTATCGAACCCGAAGATCATTTCATCAATTGGCAGCAGGACCCGTTCGGAAATATTCTGGCCAGGGTCGTGTTTCCGAAAAAAACACGCTCGCTCAAAGTCGAAGTGGAAGTGATCGCCGACATGACGGTTATTAACCCATTCGATTTTTTTGTCGAGGAATATGCGCAAAAATACCCTTTTCAATACGATAAACAATTGGCCCGGGAACTGACGCCTTTTTTGGAAGTGACCGAAGACGGCCCTTTATTGAAACAATGGGTGGCCGATTTTGATTTGACCCCGCGTAACATCAACGATTTTTTGGTCGATTTAAATCGCCAGGTCTTCAAGGATGTCAGCTATAACATTCGCATGGAACCCGGCATTCAAACGCCCGAACAAACGCTCGAAAAACGCAACGGTTCATGCCGCGATTCGGGTTGGCTATTGGTTCAGATTCTAAGGCATCTAGGACTCGCCGCGCGCTTCGTCTCAGGTTATCTGGTGCAACTGACCGCCGACATGAAATCGCTGGACGGCCCGTCAGGTCCCGAGCACGATTTTACCGATCTGCATGCCTGGGCCGAGGTATATATTCCCGGCGCGGGTTGGATCGGCCTGGATCCGACTTCCGGCTTGCTGGCCGGAGAGGGTCATATTCCGCTAGCTTGTACGCCCGACCCGGTTAGCGCGGCGCCGGTCACCGGCGCGACCGACAAGTGCGAAGTCGAATTCGAATTCAGCAATACGGTCATGCGTCTACACGAAGACCCGCGTGTCACGAAGCCTTATACCGACGAGCAATGGTACTATATCGATGCGCTCGGCCAACAGGTCGACGCGCAATTGCAGCAAGACGACGTGCGCTTGACGATGGGCGGCGAGCCGACCTTCGTGTCGATCGACGACATGGAAGGCGCGGAATGGAATACGCGTGCGGACGGCCCGCATAAACGCGAGCGCGCCCAAGCCTTGACCAAGCGCTTGCGCGACGTGTTCGCGCCGGGTGCGATGTTGCATTACGGCCAAGGCAAATGGTATCCGGGCGAACCCTTGCCGCGTTGGCAATACGGTATCTTTTGGCGCAAGGACGGCACGCCGATTTGGCGCAACCCCGAATTACTGGCCGATATCAAAATCGATTACGGACATGGGCCCGACCAGGCCAGGCAATTCGTCGAACACCTGACCCGTCGTTTGGGTTTGACGGGCAGACACATTTCCGCGGCCTACGAAGACGTTTTTTATCACCTTTGGCAAGAAGAGATGCTGCCGGTCAATATCGACCCGCTACAGTATCGCTTAAAAGATCCGGCCGAACGCAAAACGCTGGCTAAATTATTGGATGCCGGCTTGAACCGACCGGCCGGCTTCGCGCTTCCGGTTAAATGGAATTGGAGCAAACAATCCTGGCAAAGCGGTCCATGGCAATTCAAACGCGGACAGTTGTTTTTGATTCCCGGTAATTCGCCGATGGGTCTGCGCTTGCCGCTCGACAGCTTGCCGTGGGTCGCGCCGGAAAAACGCGAAATAACCCATGAGCGTAGTTTGTTCGAGACGCTGCCGGAGTTGGGTGACTATTACGGCGAAGTCGCACAACGCTATAGCCATTTTCAAGAAATCGCCGCCAGCCATCCGGAAATCCACGAACAAAGCCCGCCCGCCGACGCCAAAGACATCGATGTCGTCGAAGTGCCTCATACAGCAATATGCGTCGAGGCTCGCGAAGGGCGAGTCCATGTATTTCTGCCGCCGTTGACGATGCTCGAGCATTATCTGGAACTGATCGCGGCAATCGAAGCGACCGCCGATCAATTGTCGATTCCGGTCGTACTCGAGGGTTATGAGCCGCCGCGCGATTACCGCATCGAACGCTTGATGGTCACGCCCGACCCCGGCGTCATCGAGGTCAATATACATCCATCCCGAAGCTGGAAGCAATTGGCCGACAATACGCATATCCTGTACGATCAGACGCGCCAAGTCCGCTTGGGCACCGAAAAATTCATGCTGGACGGGCGCCATACCGGCACCGGCGGCGGCAATCACATCACGATCGGCGGCGAAACGCCGGCCGATAGTCCGCTGCTGCGCCGGCCCGATGTATTGCGTAGCTTGATCACTTATTGGCAACATCATCCGGGGCTGTCCTATTTATTCTCCGGTATGTTCATCGGGCCGACCAGCCAAGCACCGCGTGTCGACGAAGGCCGCGATGAAAAACTCTATGAACTGGAGATCGCGTTTCAACAGATTCCCGAAGGCGAAGCGCCTTCGCCGTGGTTGATCGATCGCTTATTGCGGCATTTGCTGACTGATATTACCGGCAACACTCACCGAAGCGAGTTTTGTATCGATAAACTGTATTCGCCGGACAGCGCTTCCGGACGTCTCGGTATATTGGAACTGCGCGCCTTCGAAATGCCGCCGCATGAGCGCATGGCGCTGGTTCAAGCTTTATTGCTGCGCTCGCTTGTCGCTTGGTTTTGGCGCGAACCTTACCGGCATAAATTGGTTCGCTGGGGCACCGAACTGCACGACCGTTTTTTATTGCCGCATTATGTCAGAGAAGACATGCGCCAAGTCGTCGACGATTTGCAGCGCGCCGGCTACCCGTTTCAATTGGACTGGTTCGACCCATTTTTAGAATTCCGCTTTCCGCATTACGGCAATACGGTCGTCGAAGGAATCGATTTGGAATTGCGTTTTGCGATCGAACCTTGGCATGTTCTGGGCGAGGAAGTCAGCAATACCGGCACGGCACGTTTCGTCGACTCGTCGGTCGAACGACTGCAAGTGAAGGTGACCGGGTTGACCGATTCGCGTTATGTGTTGGCTTGTAACGGACGACATGTTCCGCTCAGAAATACCGGCCGCAAGGACGAATTCGTCGCCGGAATCCGCTACCGGGCCTGGCAGCCGCCATCGGCGTTGCACCCGACCATAAGCCCGCATACACCCTTGGTATTCGATATCATCGACACTTGGAACGGACGCGCGATCGGCGGTTGCACCTACTATGTCGCCCACCCGGGCGGCCGCAGTTACGAGACCTTTCCGGTCAATGCCTATGAGGCCGAGGCCAGAAGGATTACCCGTTTCTGGAATTACGGACATACGCCGGGTGAGATAGAAAGACCTCCGGTCATTTTGCCGTCCGATAGCGGAGTCAGTTTCATACCTCATAAGGACCCGCCAAGACCGATGGCGCCGCCGCCCGAGGAACCTAATAAAGAATATCCGTACACGCTCGATTTGAGACGGCGATATTAA
- a CDS encoding circularly permuted type 2 ATP-grasp protein: MNNSALAKEIGAQHYATQLTGYDEMYADKGKVLPYWEHFMNSIEQIGRDELEHRRREAQRLLRENGVTYNVYADAQSLSRPWKLDPIPLLISSEEWAVIEAGLIQRAELFNLILKDIYGEQSLLKKGLLPVELVYGHEGFLRPCVGTLPDTERQLFLYSANLARGPDGRMWVLDDRTQAPSGAGYALENRSVMTRVLPDLFGESQVHRLAGFFRALRTGLANRSPTSRADSRIVVLTPGPFNETYFEHAYLSSQLGYTLAQGDDLTVRDGRVWLKSVQGLQQVDVILRRVDDSFCDPLELKSISRLGVAGLLEAVRRGNVAVANPLGSSVLENNALLAFLPRLSRHLLGQELLLPSVATWWCGQRRECNFVLENLGRLVIKQIDRASGIHAVFGANLSSQEKSQLRAAILAKPYLYVGQEQVGFSTVPAFVDGQIAPRNAILRNFVVAGEDGYQAMPGGLTRISPLKDNLVVSNQAGGISKDTWVLADQPDQQVSIWLQPRRDHIVEAINEPLPSRAADNLYWVGRNLERIESAARLLRTVLQKWREAQDYTEYSDADCLKTLLRALTHVTVTYPGFVNGDPSLLTNPLPELTELIKDAERHGTIPSSIHAFTQSAFSIRDLWSQDTWRSIDDIRRCWRAGTFNQPLEIGALQSKLDDLISAIVAFTGLTSESMTREAGWLMLDGGRRLERCLSLIALLRATVVIKQEDSTQYQLLEAVLMTTDSLSIYQRRYRSFVQLPMVLELLVLDQTHPRSLVYQLNQLYDYVKALPRERGKVRISAEEKLVLEAFTKIRLIDITALTKTREDSVIYSALDEALADTSKLMWRTSEMIAKAYFSHAEGPHQLNPTQLEDEL; encoded by the coding sequence ATGAATAATAGCGCTCTCGCAAAAGAAATCGGTGCTCAGCACTACGCCACGCAACTGACCGGCTACGATGAAATGTATGCCGATAAAGGCAAAGTACTGCCTTATTGGGAACATTTCATGAATTCGATCGAGCAAATCGGTCGTGACGAATTGGAGCACCGCCGCCGCGAAGCCCAGCGTTTATTGCGTGAAAACGGCGTAACTTATAACGTTTATGCCGACGCGCAAAGCCTGAGCCGGCCATGGAAACTCGACCCGATTCCGCTGTTGATCAGCAGTGAAGAATGGGCCGTGATCGAGGCAGGTTTGATACAGCGCGCCGAATTGTTCAACCTAATATTGAAAGACATTTACGGCGAGCAAAGCCTCCTGAAAAAAGGTTTGTTACCGGTCGAACTGGTTTACGGTCATGAAGGTTTCCTAAGACCCTGCGTCGGAACTTTGCCCGATACCGAGCGACAATTATTTCTATATTCCGCCAACTTGGCTCGAGGACCGGACGGGCGCATGTGGGTACTGGACGACCGTACTCAAGCGCCTTCGGGAGCCGGCTACGCGTTAGAAAACCGGTCGGTGATGACGCGCGTACTGCCTGATTTGTTCGGCGAATCGCAGGTTCATCGTCTCGCCGGTTTTTTCCGCGCGCTTCGAACCGGATTGGCAAACCGATCCCCGACCTCCAGGGCCGATTCCAGAATCGTCGTGTTGACGCCGGGTCCTTTCAACGAAACCTATTTCGAGCATGCTTATTTATCGTCGCAACTCGGTTACACCTTGGCGCAAGGCGACGACCTAACCGTCAGAGACGGACGGGTTTGGCTAAAGTCTGTGCAAGGACTGCAACAAGTCGACGTCATCTTACGGCGCGTCGACGATTCGTTTTGCGATCCCTTGGAATTAAAATCCATCTCGCGCCTAGGTGTCGCCGGGCTTTTGGAAGCGGTCAGACGCGGCAATGTCGCGGTCGCCAATCCTTTGGGCAGCAGCGTTTTGGAAAACAATGCTTTATTGGCTTTTTTACCCAGACTGTCGCGCCATTTGTTAGGCCAAGAATTATTATTGCCGTCGGTGGCCACTTGGTGGTGCGGACAACGCCGGGAATGCAACTTCGTACTGGAAAATCTCGGCCGCTTGGTGATTAAACAAATCGACCGAGCCTCCGGTATTCACGCAGTATTCGGCGCCAACTTAAGCTCCCAGGAAAAAAGTCAATTACGCGCTGCGATTCTGGCTAAACCTTATTTGTATGTCGGGCAGGAACAGGTCGGTTTTTCAACGGTACCGGCTTTCGTGGACGGGCAAATCGCACCGCGCAATGCGATTCTTCGTAATTTCGTCGTCGCCGGTGAGGATGGTTATCAAGCAATGCCCGGCGGCTTGACGCGGATTTCCCCCCTCAAAGATAATTTGGTCGTCTCGAACCAGGCCGGCGGCATCAGCAAAGATACCTGGGTGCTGGCGGACCAACCCGATCAACAAGTCAGCATTTGGTTGCAACCGCGCCGAGATCATATTGTCGAGGCGATCAACGAGCCCTTGCCAAGCCGAGCCGCAGATAATCTGTATTGGGTCGGCCGTAATCTGGAACGCATCGAATCCGCCGCGAGATTGCTCCGAACCGTGCTGCAAAAATGGCGAGAAGCCCAGGATTATACCGAATACAGCGATGCCGACTGTCTCAAAACCTTATTACGCGCGTTAACGCATGTCACGGTGACCTACCCGGGGTTTGTAAACGGCGACCCGTCATTATTGACGAATCCTTTACCCGAACTAACAGAATTGATCAAAGATGCCGAGCGTCACGGCACGATTCCTTCAAGCATTCATGCCTTTACGCAATCCGCCTTTAGCATTCGCGATTTGTGGTCGCAAGATACTTGGCGAAGTATCGACGATATCCGGCGTTGCTGGCGCGCCGGAACATTCAATCAACCTTTGGAAATCGGCGCTCTACAAAGTAAATTAGACGATTTGATTTCAGCGATCGTCGCATTTACCGGTTTGACCAGCGAAAGTATGACCCGCGAAGCCGGTTGGTTGATGCTGGACGGCGGTCGTCGCCTGGAACGCTGTTTGTCATTGATTGCATTGCTGCGCGCGACTGTCGTGATCAAACAAGAGGACAGCACCCAATATCAATTATTGGAAGCGGTATTGATGACGACCGACAGCTTGAGCATTTATCAACGACGATACCGGTCGTTCGTACAATTACCGATGGTTTTAGAGCTGCTGGTGCTCGATCAAACGCATCCTCGTTCATTGGTCTATCAGCTTAATCAACTTTACGACTATGTCAAAGCTTTGCCTCGGGAGCGCGGTAAGGTTCGCATTAGCGCCGAGGAAAAGCTGGTGCTCGAGGCGTTTACCAAAATACGCCTAATCGACATCACCGCGTTAACCAAAACTCGGGAAGACAGCGTTATCTATTCGGCTCTCGACGAAGCGCTGGCGGACACCTCGAAATTAATGTGGCGCACATCGGAAATGATCGCAAAAGCCTATTTCAGTCATGCCGAAGGGCCGCATCAATTGAATCCGACACAACTGGAGGATGAGTTGTGA
- a CDS encoding transglutaminase family protein — protein MKYRITHITNYHYAHEVGLCQNEARLQPRDFPRQQCSASRFDINPEPSDFQERLDFFGNRIAYFAIQKPHSKLTVTAVSEVEVLAESNQVFQDNPISWEDARDKLSANPAQQAQSQLTTGHGSYEALLEARQYTLDSPMVTSGIELGDYARPSFAPGTPLIDAVTDLMKRIYQDFTYDPSFTTIATPLADVMQHRRGVCQDFAHLAIGCLRSLGLAARYISGYIETLPAPGTERLVGADASHAWFAVFVPGSGWLELDPTNNKLPADQHITLAWGRDYADVTPLKGIAFGGGKHSLSVSVDVLRLES, from the coding sequence GTGAAATATCGCATCACCCACATCACGAATTACCATTATGCTCATGAGGTCGGCCTCTGTCAGAATGAAGCCCGATTACAGCCTCGCGATTTTCCGAGGCAGCAATGTTCGGCCAGCCGCTTCGATATCAACCCGGAACCCTCTGACTTTCAGGAACGACTCGACTTTTTCGGTAATCGAATCGCCTACTTCGCGATTCAAAAACCTCACTCTAAATTAACTGTCACTGCCGTAAGCGAGGTTGAAGTGCTGGCGGAATCCAATCAAGTCTTTCAAGATAACCCTATAAGCTGGGAAGACGCCAGGGACAAATTGTCCGCCAATCCGGCTCAGCAAGCACAGAGTCAATTAACAACGGGGCACGGTTCTTATGAAGCACTACTCGAGGCCAGACAATACACGCTCGACTCACCCATGGTGACATCCGGAATCGAATTAGGCGATTATGCCCGTCCTTCATTCGCGCCCGGAACTCCACTGATCGATGCGGTGACCGACTTAATGAAGCGCATTTATCAAGATTTTACTTACGACCCGTCCTTCACGACAATTGCTACGCCGTTGGCCGATGTCATGCAGCATCGACGCGGCGTCTGCCAAGATTTTGCGCATCTGGCGATAGGCTGTTTGAGATCGCTCGGCTTAGCAGCCCGCTATATTAGCGGCTACATCGAAACTTTGCCGGCACCGGGTACCGAGAGATTAGTCGGCGCCGATGCATCGCATGCTTGGTTTGCCGTATTCGTGCCGGGCAGCGGCTGGCTGGAATTGGACCCCACCAATAACAAACTCCCCGCCGATCAACATATCACCCTGGCGTGGGGACGCGACTATGCCGATGTCACTCCGCTTAAAGGCATTGCATTCGGCGGCGGCAAACACAGCCTGTCGGTTTCGGTCGACGTGCTGAGGCTAGAAAGTTAA
- a CDS encoding mobilization protein: MSTIHLIGGEKGGVGKSVVARLLAQYMIDHEIPFIGFDTDRSHGSLLRFYADYASPTIVDNYESLDKIIETAAENPEQQILVDLAAQTHYPLSKWLEESGVLELAEELGVTIQYWNVMDSGKDCVDLLGKLLDQYDAKLNYVLVLNQLRDGDFTILEQSGIKERALGLNAKLITLKRLHTPVMTKVDANSSSFWAAQNKTVDNPNALGLLERQRVKTWLKQAYNELKSIGI, translated from the coding sequence ATGAGTACCATACATCTAATCGGCGGAGAAAAAGGCGGCGTCGGTAAATCCGTCGTTGCCCGATTACTGGCGCAGTATATGATCGACCATGAAATCCCGTTCATCGGTTTCGATACCGATCGCTCACACGGTTCTTTACTGCGTTTTTATGCCGACTATGCGTCGCCCACTATCGTCGACAACTATGAAAGCCTCGATAAAATCATCGAAACCGCGGCGGAAAACCCGGAGCAGCAAATACTCGTCGATCTTGCCGCGCAAACCCACTATCCCTTGTCTAAATGGTTAGAGGAATCCGGAGTGCTCGAATTGGCCGAAGAACTGGGCGTTACCATTCAATATTGGAATGTCATGGACTCGGGAAAGGATTGCGTCGACCTGCTAGGGAAACTTCTGGATCAATACGATGCGAAATTGAATTATGTCTTGGTTCTGAATCAACTTCGGGATGGAGATTTTACTATTTTGGAACAATCAGGCATCAAAGAACGAGCATTGGGATTAAATGCCAAATTGATCACCTTAAAACGCCTGCATACACCGGTCATGACCAAAGTCGATGCAAACAGCTCGAGCTTTTGGGCTGCTCAAAACAAGACCGTCGACAATCCTAATGCCTTGGGTTTACTGGAAAGGCAACGCGTCAAAACTTGGCTAAAACAGGCTTATAACGAATTGAAATCAATTGGTATTTGA
- a CDS encoding J domain-containing protein, protein MTTPYQILGVSEHANDTEIKQAYLNLVKENPPDRDQERFQQIQQAYETIKDSDSRLNLKLFHFPETDFNVLLDQAFQQKTELRSLNPNDFFRLLNAVSIDNAVTGAIKNKSS, encoded by the coding sequence ATGACGACACCCTATCAAATTCTCGGCGTTTCCGAACATGCCAACGATACCGAGATCAAGCAGGCTTATTTAAACTTGGTTAAGGAAAACCCGCCCGATCGCGATCAAGAACGCTTTCAGCAAATTCAACAAGCCTATGAAACGATCAAAGACAGCGACAGCCGCCTTAATTTGAAATTATTTCATTTCCCGGAAACCGACTTCAATGTATTACTGGATCAGGCTTTCCAGCAAAAAACCGAGCTACGCTCCCTGAATCCTAACGACTTTTTCAGGTTACTGAATGCCGTCTCAATCGACAATGCCGTTACGGGCGCCATTAAAAACAAGTCATCATGA
- the grpE gene encoding nucleotide exchange factor GrpE translates to MNTETPPAELLDTLQHYLEQTDFAHLAAVDQPDLTVLFTDLAGLKSEVKAESRQFKATLDTLNEAVSALKTDNQVLANELTASAERLKQQVRESQRTLLLDIIDIYDRLSEGFRVLQNYRPVDALFNHSKKQDVRFINGFAKGQEITLKRFEQLLQRRNVFSIDCVGKPFDAHTMKTLEVGHDTKLENGIVLEELRKGFLFEDQILRLAEVKVNKL, encoded by the coding sequence ATGAACACCGAAACACCTCCAGCCGAATTGCTCGATACCTTACAGCATTATTTGGAACAAACCGACTTTGCGCATTTGGCGGCGGTCGATCAACCGGATTTGACGGTTTTATTCACCGATCTAGCCGGTTTGAAAAGCGAAGTCAAGGCCGAGTCCCGGCAATTCAAGGCAACGCTCGACACACTCAACGAAGCCGTGTCCGCTCTCAAAACCGATAACCAAGTATTGGCGAACGAACTGACCGCGTCGGCCGAGCGTCTTAAGCAACAAGTGAGAGAGTCTCAGCGCACGCTACTGCTCGACATTATCGATATTTACGACCGACTCAGCGAAGGCTTTCGAGTACTGCAAAATTACCGTCCGGTCGATGCCTTGTTCAATCATTCGAAAAAACAAGACGTACGTTTTATCAACGGTTTCGCCAAGGGCCAGGAAATCACGCTAAAACGCTTCGAACAATTGTTGCAGCGACGAAATGTTTTTTCGATCGACTGTGTCGGTAAGCCTTTCGATGCCCATACGATGAAGACGCTCGAAGTCGGCCATGACACGAAACTGGAAAACGGTATCGTGCTCGAAGAACTCCGCAAGGGTTTTCTATTTGAAGACCAAATACTGAGACTAGCCGAAGTCAAAGTCAATAAACTCTAA